The following proteins are encoded in a genomic region of Candidatus Zixiibacteriota bacterium:
- a CDS encoding CsgG/HfaB family protein — translation MISIRTFFRVAAPLGLLFTLMAATNLSAQEPNVAEKIGEALKYYSELEFDKGISIAGELLKRTDLTPRDSIAIFEALSIITYAKGEEYYRNSIDYLKKISDVGPCVTHLPQDIWPKELRDKWYEILKNKNALACDEDKSSGVKTIAIMEFDNFSVGKYQQELGYLSKGLADFFEHDFGKISSLKVVERDKIDFVLKEQELQKSGGVDPATAVKVGRILGAQYMIFGSITQLDDKSTRMIVRVVSVETSEIIASVDKEGKPEYAKLEKELVEELAARLDVQLTDAVKNLLKEGGTESLDATTLYSRGLDFMDKYDYKNAYDCFKKAYEMDNSFAEAKRKMEIYRPLAG, via the coding sequence ATGATTTCTATTCGGACATTTTTCAGGGTGGCGGCGCCATTGGGGCTTCTGTTTACGCTTATGGCGGCGACAAATCTTTCCGCGCAGGAACCGAATGTTGCGGAAAAAATCGGGGAAGCGTTAAAATATTACAGTGAGCTGGAATTCGATAAGGGAATCAGTATCGCCGGTGAGCTTCTGAAGCGGACCGACCTGACCCCCCGCGACAGCATCGCCATTTTCGAAGCGTTGAGCATCATTACCTACGCCAAGGGCGAAGAGTATTACCGCAATTCCATCGACTATCTCAAGAAGATTTCCGATGTCGGTCCCTGCGTGACCCACCTGCCCCAGGACATTTGGCCCAAGGAGCTTCGGGACAAATGGTACGAGATACTGAAGAACAAGAATGCCCTCGCCTGCGATGAGGATAAAAGCAGCGGCGTCAAGACCATTGCCATCATGGAATTCGACAATTTCTCGGTCGGCAAATATCAACAGGAACTGGGATATCTTTCCAAGGGATTAGCCGACTTCTTCGAACATGATTTTGGCAAAATCTCATCGCTGAAAGTTGTGGAACGAGATAAAATCGATTTCGTCCTCAAGGAGCAGGAACTTCAAAAGTCAGGAGGCGTTGACCCGGCTACGGCGGTAAAGGTAGGCAGGATTCTGGGGGCGCAGTATATGATATTCGGCAGCATTACGCAGCTTGACGACAAGAGTACCCGTATGATTGTTCGGGTGGTAAGCGTAGAGACCTCGGAAATAATCGCTTCGGTCGATAAAGAGGGAAAGCCGGAGTACGCCAAGTTGGAAAAGGAACTGGTGGAAGAGCTGGCGGCCCGGCTGGATGTGCAACTGACCGATGCCGTCAAGAATCTGCTTAAGGAAGGAGGCACCGAATCTCTCGACGCCACCACACTTTATTCTCGCGGTCTTGACTTCATGGACAAGTATGATTACAAGAATGCCTACGACTGTTTCAAGAAGGCGTACGAAATGGATAATTCTTTTGCCGAAGCCAAACGGAAAATGGAAATTTATAGACCTCTGGCCGGGTAA
- a CDS encoding glutathione peroxidase — MKQTEKAKTAAIDYFHLPLKTIAGNDTTLESFKGKVVLLVNVASKCGNTKQYAALEELYRKYKDRGFVVVGFPANDFGGQEPGTDQEILNFCQSKFDVTFPMMSKISVKGEDKHPLYAYLTQESPFAGEIEWNFTKFILDRTGKPAARFTPKTVPDSDEVIATVERLLSAK; from the coding sequence ATGAAGCAGACCGAAAAAGCCAAAACCGCGGCAATTGATTATTTTCATCTGCCGCTTAAGACTATTGCTGGCAACGATACTACCCTCGAAAGTTTCAAGGGTAAGGTAGTTTTGCTGGTCAATGTGGCGAGCAAATGCGGAAATACCAAGCAGTATGCCGCTCTGGAAGAGCTGTATCGCAAGTACAAGGATAGAGGCTTTGTGGTGGTGGGATTCCCGGCTAATGATTTCGGCGGACAGGAACCGGGTACCGACCAGGAGATACTCAATTTCTGCCAGAGCAAATTTGATGTTACCTTTCCGATGATGTCCAAAATCAGCGTCAAAGGAGAGGACAAACATCCTTTATATGCCTACCTGACTCAGGAATCGCCTTTCGCGGGCGAAATCGAATGGAATTTCACCAAGTTTATTCTCGACCGGACAGGGAAACCGGCGGCGCGCTTCACTCCCAAAACTGTTCCTGACAGCGATGAAGTTATCGCTACCGTGGAGCGTCTTCTCAGCGCCAAATAA
- a CDS encoding YceI family protein: MSKRLTLMTILATLLAGMAFAADTYEIDQAHSYIGFSVRHMVIATVKGNFTDFSGTIVFDSTDLSKSSVNVTIKTASINTYNTRRDDHLRSADFFDAANFPEITFVSESITKTDNGYLAKGKFTMRGVTKEIELPFQILGIITGSDGSAKMGVDVTPITINRQEYGLKWSKLTETGGLVAGDDITIEIHLELNKKTK, translated from the coding sequence ATGAGCAAAAGATTGACACTCATGACGATTCTGGCGACGCTTCTGGCCGGAATGGCGTTTGCCGCCGATACCTACGAAATCGACCAGGCGCATTCCTATATCGGATTCAGCGTCAGGCATATGGTCATTGCGACTGTGAAAGGTAATTTTACCGACTTTTCCGGAACGATTGTTTTTGATTCGACCGACTTATCCAAGTCATCGGTAAATGTAACCATTAAAACCGCCAGTATTAATACTTATAATACTCGCCGCGATGACCATCTGCGCAGCGCCGATTTCTTTGATGCCGCTAATTTCCCGGAAATAACCTTTGTCAGTGAAAGCATTACCAAAACCGACAATGGGTATCTGGCTAAAGGGAAATTTACCATGCGGGGGGTGACTAAGGAAATAGAACTTCCCTTCCAAATCCTCGGCATCATTACTGGAAGCGACGGGAGCGCCAAGATGGGTGTCGATGTCACCCCCATTACTATCAATCGGCAGGAGTATGGCTTAAAATGGAGCAAACTGACCGAGACCGGTGGGCTGGTAGCGGGCGATGATATTACTATCGAAATCCATCTGGAACTAAACAAGAAAACGAAGTGA
- a CDS encoding tetratricopeptide repeat protein codes for MQKTNKFKKWLWCPILLLVISGCSHSLYMQGSSLAEQGDYDHAIEKYYAEIKANPASADAWRELGIAYYKKGELIKAEDALKQANIIKPEPLAYLYIGLLSEKQNNIDAAIAAYSTALNLNPKGEIGGTLRQYLERMANLKLQAEIADAVKNEKEIDAQSIPSNTIAVVDFDGTSLPAETAPLASGLAEFTAIDLSKVSALRVVERQKIDALLSELKLAETGVSDPNIAPRVGRILGSRNVVTGNLVGIGKEELRLGGAVVNIAESSAVMTDPSEGKLKGIFKLQKEFVFKIIDNLKIDLTQEERDAIQKVPTESYLAFMAYCRGLGYARRGMYKQAAQEFQRAVKMDRGFQQAQSRYQQASMAAKAGPGGELSFSQFEQSVENEAQGERGNRGLERRLRYVLNNSGALRSSLVDRASQIPPQVDNYGRVVIGGNLDAK; via the coding sequence ATGCAGAAAACCAATAAGTTCAAGAAGTGGCTGTGGTGCCCGATTCTCCTTCTGGTAATCTCCGGATGCTCGCACTCATTATACATGCAGGGAAGCAGTCTGGCGGAGCAGGGGGATTACGACCATGCTATAGAAAAATATTATGCTGAGATTAAGGCGAATCCGGCAAGCGCCGACGCCTGGCGGGAACTGGGCATCGCCTATTACAAGAAAGGGGAGCTGATTAAGGCCGAAGACGCCCTTAAACAGGCGAATATCATCAAGCCGGAGCCTCTCGCCTACTTGTATATCGGGCTGCTGTCGGAGAAACAGAATAATATCGACGCCGCTATTGCCGCCTATTCGACGGCTCTTAATCTGAATCCTAAAGGCGAAATCGGCGGAACCCTGCGTCAGTACCTGGAGAGAATGGCAAATCTGAAATTGCAGGCGGAGATTGCCGACGCCGTGAAGAATGAAAAGGAGATTGATGCGCAATCTATTCCCTCCAATACGATAGCCGTGGTTGATTTTGACGGTACCAGTCTGCCTGCGGAAACAGCCCCGCTGGCAAGCGGTCTGGCGGAATTCACTGCTATCGACCTCTCCAAAGTCAGCGCCTTGCGGGTAGTCGAAAGGCAGAAGATAGACGCCCTCTTAAGCGAGCTCAAGCTGGCGGAAACAGGCGTTTCCGACCCGAATATAGCGCCCAGGGTAGGTCGAATTCTTGGCAGCCGCAATGTCGTTACCGGCAATCTTGTCGGAATCGGCAAAGAAGAGCTTCGCCTGGGAGGGGCCGTAGTAAATATTGCGGAAAGCTCCGCGGTTATGACCGACCCAAGTGAGGGAAAACTAAAGGGGATATTTAAGCTCCAGAAGGAGTTTGTCTTCAAAATAATCGACAATCTCAAAATCGATTTAACTCAGGAAGAGCGGGATGCCATCCAGAAGGTCCCGACTGAGTCGTATCTGGCGTTTATGGCATATTGTCGCGGGCTCGGATATGCCCGTCGCGGAATGTATAAGCAGGCGGCGCAGGAGTTTCAGAGGGCCGTGAAGATGGACAGGGGATTTCAGCAGGCGCAGAGTCGATATCAACAGGCATCAATGGCGGCGAAAGCGGGACCGGGCGGCGAACTCTCATTCTCGCAGTTTGAGCAGAGCGTTGAGAATGAAGCCCAGGGTGAACGGGGCAATCGCGGATTGGAAAGAAGACTCCGGTATGTCTTGAACAACTCCGGAGCCTTACGCAGTTCGCTGGTTGACCGCGCCAGCCAGATTCCACCCCAGGTTGACAACTATGGGCGGGTCGTAATAGGAGGGAATCTCGATGCGAAATAG
- a CDS encoding CDGSH iron-sulfur domain-containing protein, with product MNRPVMAARSAIALELEPGRYFWCRCGRSQNQPFCDGSHKNGTDFMPLEFIIESKQRRTFCRCKQTANPPFCDGSHKTLSL from the coding sequence ATGAACCGACCGGTTATGGCGGCGCGCAGCGCCATCGCGCTGGAACTGGAGCCCGGCAGATACTTCTGGTGCCGGTGCGGCCGGTCACAGAATCAGCCTTTTTGTGACGGTTCTCACAAGAATGGTACCGATTTTATGCCGCTGGAGTTTATAATAGAAAGTAAACAGAGAAGAACCTTCTGCCGCTGCAAACAGACGGCCAATCCCCCTTTTTGTGACGGCAGCCATAAGACTCTTTCCCTTTGA
- a CDS encoding dockerin type I repeat-containing protein — protein MPKYVIFAIIAISICPLCNLFAQGTLTITPQIPGQFLWDNGGTPTIRLGEPFYIDILWNYLNDSSMIGGSMTLEFTSPDIPTITKLTVSGALPAPYDNVVLKNGFEDITYWNFFGSPSDWPYAFYQDNFDGTLPDIFGHTFGSTTGFPANMGTIAFYEFHFQIDQSGTFCIDSVEEPNESFGWYFDDAIARPIDASQAGYPLCFPVAFEPLTMVTNLNDHGYGSLRYAIESANLLTGYDTIQFLVSGTIPLQTPLPSLSDDSTWLDGFSAPSGARSVILDGSALAAGDGLIIEGSDCRVEALVIRNFPGNGIVVFGSPAIRNSLSENLIFGNGGLGIDLNNDGVTLNDDGDLDSGPNNMLNYATVDSVIMNPDSSFSVYGISSTNSTNQIFLAHPEGVDAQPTDPSGHGEAYQFIGSAAAGIDGSFQYLIPKTYRQFSVITILTSDPEGNSSEFSNNIILIPSPLVVIAYSPVNLRITDPNGFYIGRDAAGNLEQTLFPASYDDPQKDSVLIPRPIGGSYRIEVVAENGAPPGATYSIGVRIDGSVQSTIAYNYDVPTTGVVDTATYRVEEEWHYMNGDANGSGVINILDATYIISYLFKGGPEPYPRESADAQCNGIVNILDATFIIQYLFKGGVTPCRIE, from the coding sequence GTGCCTAAATATGTCATTTTCGCAATAATCGCCATTTCGATTTGTCCTCTCTGTAATCTTTTCGCCCAGGGGACTCTAACCATTACTCCCCAAATTCCGGGCCAGTTCTTGTGGGATAATGGCGGAACTCCCACTATCCGATTGGGAGAGCCATTCTATATCGATATCCTCTGGAATTATCTGAATGACTCCAGCATGATTGGTGGCTCTATGACGCTTGAATTCACTTCACCGGACATTCCCACCATCACAAAACTGACAGTTTCGGGCGCTCTGCCGGCTCCATATGACAATGTTGTCCTTAAGAACGGATTTGAAGACATAACCTACTGGAACTTCTTTGGAAGCCCCTCCGATTGGCCCTACGCCTTCTATCAGGATAATTTTGATGGCACTCTGCCTGATATCTTCGGGCATACTTTCGGCTCCACCACCGGATTTCCCGCCAACATGGGGACGATTGCTTTTTACGAGTTTCATTTTCAGATTGACCAGTCCGGCACTTTCTGTATCGATTCGGTGGAAGAGCCCAATGAGAGTTTTGGCTGGTATTTTGACGATGCCATTGCTCGACCAATTGATGCCTCCCAGGCCGGTTACCCGCTCTGCTTTCCGGTGGCGTTTGAGCCGCTCACGATGGTGACCAATCTTAATGACCATGGGTACGGCAGTCTCCGCTATGCCATTGAATCGGCGAATCTCTTGACCGGTTACGATACCATCCAGTTTCTGGTATCGGGCACTATTCCCCTTCAAACACCTCTGCCTTCATTGAGTGATGACAGCACCTGGCTCGACGGTTTCAGTGCTCCCTCCGGCGCTCGGTCGGTCATTCTCGATGGTTCCGCTTTGGCGGCAGGCGATGGCTTGATTATCGAGGGGAGCGACTGTCGTGTCGAGGCGCTCGTGATTCGCAACTTCCCCGGCAACGGCATTGTCGTTTTCGGTTCTCCGGCGATCAGAAACAGCCTAAGTGAAAATCTCATATTTGGCAATGGCGGTCTCGGAATTGACCTGAACAATGACGGCGTTACGCTTAACGATGACGGCGATCTGGACTCCGGTCCCAATAATATGCTGAATTATGCCACAGTAGATTCGGTCATTATGAATCCCGACAGCAGTTTCTCAGTATATGGCATATCATCCACCAACAGCACTAATCAGATATTTCTGGCGCACCCGGAAGGAGTTGATGCCCAGCCGACTGACCCCTCCGGTCACGGCGAGGCATATCAGTTCATCGGGTCCGCAGCAGCCGGCATCGATGGTTCCTTTCAGTATCTGATACCGAAAACATATCGGCAGTTTTCGGTTATCACAATTCTCACCAGCGACCCCGAGGGGAACAGCTCGGAATTCAGCAACAACATTATATTGATTCCGTCACCGCTGGTAGTGATTGCTTATTCGCCGGTGAACCTGAGAATTACTGACCCCAACGGCTTCTATATCGGTCGTGATGCCGCCGGCAATCTCGAACAGACCCTCTTTCCGGCGAGTTATGATGACCCGCAGAAAGACTCCGTGCTTATCCCGCGCCCTATCGGCGGCAGTTATCGGATCGAAGTCGTAGCGGAGAACGGCGCGCCTCCCGGAGCCACCTACAGCATTGGTGTCCGCATTGATGGTTCCGTTCAGTCAACGATTGCATACAATTATGACGTTCCTACCACCGGTGTCGTCGATACGGCAACATATCGAGTGGAAGAGGAGTGGCATTATATGAATGGCGACGCCAACGGAAGCGGTGTCATCAATATTCTGGATGCCACCTACATAATAAGTTACCTCTTTAAGGGTGGCCCCGAACCATACCCCAGGGAATCGGCCGATGCCCAGTGCAATGGGATTGTCAATATTCTCGACGCCACCTTTATTATACAGTACCTCTTCAAAGGGGGCGTGACGCCCTGTCGCATTGAGTAA
- a CDS encoding type VI secretion system baseplate subunit TssG, translated as MTEKLMPDFTSRKSPFHFTTALNTLIRIGVDLDRVELLAVGEYENYKGEIIYQEPAPGRVITSESRIVLHVGYPSAVDQMPYQFFYGLHTNVVRSREWEMQSRELMAPFDAAVIRYTSIARNLILKFNLGVVEYEHLVRFLKLFDYDVFQSGDEMREALLWAALFPSFHYWSANPELMSQFLGLLFEKEFRIIENQRAEFAIPASIRYHLGTVSGRLGRETILGRSFNESDSTYLVEVRDIGTTEMRDWMPKGRKRKRLETVLDISMPGYLNRIIRLVSSDKTVHIGKKQRQAFLGFSSQI; from the coding sequence ATGACCGAAAAGCTCATGCCCGACTTCACCAGTCGCAAATCTCCATTTCACTTTACCACGGCGCTCAATACCCTGATAAGAATCGGGGTTGACCTCGACCGGGTAGAACTCCTGGCGGTAGGCGAATATGAAAATTATAAGGGGGAAATCATATATCAGGAGCCGGCGCCGGGGCGGGTAATTACGAGCGAAAGCCGCATCGTTCTGCATGTCGGTTATCCCAGCGCCGTGGACCAGATGCCGTATCAGTTTTTCTATGGCTTGCACACCAATGTGGTGCGCTCGCGCGAATGGGAGATGCAGTCGCGGGAACTGATGGCCCCCTTTGATGCCGCCGTCATCAGGTATACTTCAATAGCCCGAAATCTGATTCTCAAATTCAACCTCGGGGTCGTTGAATACGAGCATCTCGTGCGATTTCTGAAGTTGTTCGATTACGATGTTTTTCAAAGCGGCGATGAGATGCGCGAAGCTCTCCTCTGGGCGGCCCTCTTTCCATCCTTTCACTATTGGTCCGCCAACCCGGAGTTGATGTCGCAATTCCTGGGATTGCTGTTTGAGAAAGAATTCAGAATTATTGAGAACCAGCGGGCCGAGTTTGCCATTCCGGCGAGTATTCGTTACCATCTGGGAACCGTCAGCGGACGTCTCGGGAGAGAAACCATTCTGGGCAGGTCTTTCAATGAATCAGACTCCACCTATCTGGTGGAAGTTCGCGATATTGGCACTACGGAAATGCGCGACTGGATGCCGAAAGGAAGAAAGAGGAAGAGGCTCGAGACCGTTCTTGATATCAGCATGCCGGGGTATCTCAACAGAATTATTAGGCTGGTCTCATCGGATAAAACTGTTCATATTGGCAAGAAACAACGTCAAGCTTTCCTTGGTTTTTCCAGCCAGATTTAA
- a CDS encoding serine/threonine-protein kinase, producing the protein MENQFIGSYQVLRKIGAGGMAKVYLAVHKDVPNLKVVLKILSDPSLVERFRQEADKLALLDGHPNICQIKHFFSHGEDMVIAMEYIDGTTLDEMIQSRQRLEIPEALKIISEVLDVLDFAHRKEIYHRDIKPSNIMIDITGRVKIIDFGIAKAKTDPNLTTAGFACGTPAYMAPEQFTPNEKTDYRLIDVYAVGTTLFYMLTGSMPFEGDNEFALRDAKLFNDPLKPRLLNPEISKPLEEIILRAIEREPQSRFSAAADMREAVEETRRNITSPTVEGAATTGKTGRQPKSKKVVVASVVVAALAVLSLAGYFLLFPEKEIAETESSTTDVAAGSDSLSSATGITPAVNIPGVLAMTVSPRGDIYIGGNRVASQVTQNTLRLDSGSYILEIRNSQAVNKSIMDTLLLLPGDTVRRDYSFQMPEIKPAVVETPPQVVPGTAIIGSTPRGAYIFIDNVFQDKRQTPYTFRLEPGEHQVTLKINLDGTELVRDTTIVIKSGETTKVNINFEE; encoded by the coding sequence ATGGAAAACCAATTTATCGGCAGCTATCAAGTTCTTCGGAAAATAGGCGCCGGCGGGATGGCTAAAGTCTATCTTGCCGTTCATAAGGATGTCCCCAATCTCAAAGTGGTTCTCAAGATTCTCAGCGACCCCAGCCTGGTGGAACGGTTTCGTCAAGAGGCGGACAAATTGGCGCTTCTTGATGGGCATCCCAATATCTGCCAGATAAAGCATTTCTTCAGCCATGGCGAGGATATGGTCATCGCCATGGAATATATTGACGGGACCACCCTCGATGAAATGATACAATCAAGACAGCGGCTGGAGATTCCGGAGGCGCTGAAAATCATATCGGAAGTGCTTGATGTGCTCGACTTTGCCCATCGTAAAGAGATCTATCATCGCGATATAAAACCGTCAAATATCATGATCGATATCACCGGCCGAGTGAAAATCATCGATTTCGGCATCGCCAAGGCGAAGACCGACCCGAACCTCACCACAGCCGGATTTGCCTGCGGGACCCCCGCCTATATGGCGCCGGAGCAATTCACCCCCAATGAGAAGACTGATTACCGTTTGATAGATGTTTACGCCGTCGGCACGACCCTTTTCTATATGCTGACCGGAAGCATGCCGTTTGAAGGGGATAATGAGTTCGCATTGCGAGACGCTAAATTATTCAATGACCCGCTCAAACCGCGTCTGCTTAACCCGGAAATCTCCAAACCGCTCGAGGAGATAATCCTGCGCGCCATAGAAAGAGAGCCGCAAAGCCGCTTCAGCGCTGCCGCCGATATGAGGGAGGCGGTCGAAGAAACCCGCCGCAATATTACCAGCCCGACTGTTGAAGGGGCTGCCACTACCGGCAAAACCGGCCGCCAGCCAAAATCGAAAAAAGTGGTTGTGGCGTCTGTGGTTGTGGCGGCACTGGCAGTCCTCAGTCTTGCCGGATATTTTCTGCTTTTCCCGGAGAAGGAAATCGCTGAAACGGAATCGTCAACCACTGATGTAGCCGCCGGTTCAGATTCACTCTCCTCGGCAACAGGGATCACCCCCGCGGTGAATATTCCCGGCGTGCTGGCGATGACCGTATCACCTCGCGGCGATATCTATATTGGAGGCAATCGAGTGGCATCGCAGGTGACGCAAAATACGCTCAGGCTTGATTCCGGCAGTTATATCCTGGAAATAAGAAACAGTCAGGCGGTAAATAAAAGCATAATGGATACTTTATTGCTGCTGCCGGGCGACACCGTAAGGCGAGACTACTCCTTTCAAATGCCGGAAATTAAACCGGCCGTGGTAGAGACACCGCCTCAGGTTGTGCCGGGGACGGCGATAATCGGTTCGACACCCCGGGGGGCCTATATATTTATTGACAATGTTTTTCAGGATAAGCGGCAGACGCCGTACACCTTTCGTCTTGAGCCGGGAGAACATCAGGTCACGCTTAAAATCAATCTTGACGGCACGGAGCTGGTGCGCGACACTACTATCGTCATTAAGTCGGGCGAGACGACCAAGGTTAACATAAATTTCGAAGAATAA
- a CDS encoding 4a-hydroxytetrahydrobiopterin dehydratase — protein sequence MSDNLPLRERRCIPCRGDIPPLSSEEIASLASQVSNWQIDSDCAAGKNSLCLRRELRFKNFREAMAFLRELEEIAEAEGHHPDFCVHYNRVRFMLWTHAIAGLHENDFILAAKIDQLYKRYYPI from the coding sequence ATGTCTGATAATCTCCCGCTGAGAGAGAGGCGGTGTATCCCCTGCCGGGGTGATATTCCGCCTCTTTCATCTGAAGAAATCGCCTCTTTGGCTTCCCAAGTCAGCAATTGGCAGATAGATTCAGACTGCGCGGCCGGCAAGAATTCTCTCTGTCTTCGCCGAGAACTAAGATTCAAGAATTTTCGTGAGGCGATGGCGTTCCTGAGAGAACTGGAAGAAATCGCCGAAGCGGAAGGGCATCACCCGGATTTCTGCGTTCATTATAACCGGGTCCGCTTTATGCTTTGGACACATGCCATCGCAGGCCTGCACGAAAACGATTTCATTCTGGCGGCAAAGATTGATCAACTTTACAAGCGGTACTACCCGATTTAG
- a CDS encoding DUF4402 domain-containing protein → MRKSLLITGAAALIVVLSAGLATAQDVTSGQATANVLAVLTVTATQDLDFGNVLQGVPKAQPRTDDDSAGVFTVTGAEGQEVSMHLQLPDYLWNSTGQDRMVISFGTTDAALDSSAAGTPSAPGGGAQVNQDPHNLPDFGIGNASLRIYLGGTVYPTADQRASAYSADIILTVAYTGS, encoded by the coding sequence ATGAGAAAGAGTTTACTAATCACAGGCGCAGCGGCCCTGATAGTGGTCTTATCGGCGGGGCTGGCGACGGCGCAGGATGTCACCTCCGGTCAGGCGACGGCGAACGTTCTGGCCGTATTGACCGTGACGGCAACACAGGATTTGGATTTTGGCAACGTGCTTCAGGGTGTCCCGAAAGCGCAGCCGCGGACTGACGATGACAGCGCCGGTGTCTTCACGGTAACCGGAGCCGAGGGTCAGGAAGTGTCGATGCATCTACAGCTGCCGGACTACCTCTGGAATTCGACCGGTCAGGACCGGATGGTAATTTCGTTTGGGACAACCGATGCCGCTCTCGATAGTTCCGCGGCCGGCACTCCCAGCGCTCCCGGCGGCGGCGCCCAGGTCAACCAGGACCCGCATAACCTGCCCGATTTCGGAATTGGAAACGCCAGTTTGAGAATCTATCTCGGTGGCACAGTTTATCCGACGGCCGACCAGAGAGCATCGGCTTACAGCGCCGATATAATTCTGACAGTGGCTTATACCGGAAGTTGA